One part of the Pelagicoccus enzymogenes genome encodes these proteins:
- the rfbB gene encoding dTDP-glucose 4,6-dehydratase, with amino-acid sequence MNSILVTGGCGFIGSNFIRVLLRDDAKLLKERGFDRVVNVDSLTYAGNPANLSDFESSDAYVFSHSSILDQDTTASLIKEHGVSAVVHFAAESHVDRSIDTPEPFVETNVTGTLRMLEAARHHWAKLEGEAKEAFRFLHVSTDEVFGTLGPSDPAFCETTPYAPNSPYSASKASSDFLVRAYYHTYGMPVVTTNCSNNYGPFQFPEKLIPLVTLNALEAKPLPIYGDGKQIRDWLFVEDHCTGILAALEKGALGETYCIGGRSEMENIQIVKRICALLDELAPVSGNEAAQKAGIAKYEDLITYVKDRPGHDRRYAINCERSEKECGWVPAETFESGIRKTVQWYLDNQDWCRDIAEKKYARERLGNS; translated from the coding sequence ATGAACTCCATCCTCGTAACCGGCGGCTGCGGCTTTATCGGCTCCAACTTCATTCGCGTCCTGCTGCGCGACGACGCCAAGCTCCTCAAGGAGAGGGGCTTCGACCGCGTCGTCAACGTCGACTCGCTCACCTACGCGGGCAATCCCGCCAACCTAAGCGACTTCGAGTCCAGCGACGCCTACGTCTTCTCCCATTCCAGCATCCTGGACCAGGACACGACTGCCTCCCTCATAAAGGAGCACGGCGTCAGCGCCGTCGTGCACTTCGCCGCCGAAAGCCACGTGGACCGCTCCATCGACACGCCCGAGCCCTTCGTGGAGACCAACGTGACCGGCACCCTGCGAATGCTGGAGGCCGCCCGCCACCACTGGGCCAAGCTGGAAGGCGAGGCCAAGGAGGCCTTCCGCTTCCTGCACGTCTCCACCGACGAGGTGTTCGGCACCCTCGGCCCCAGCGACCCGGCCTTCTGCGAGACCACGCCCTACGCGCCCAACAGCCCATACTCCGCGTCGAAGGCCTCCAGCGACTTCCTGGTGCGCGCCTACTACCACACCTACGGCATGCCGGTGGTGACCACCAACTGCTCCAACAACTACGGCCCCTTCCAGTTCCCCGAGAAGCTGATCCCTCTGGTCACGCTCAACGCCCTGGAGGCCAAGCCGCTGCCCATCTACGGCGACGGCAAGCAGATCCGCGACTGGCTCTTCGTGGAGGACCATTGCACCGGCATCCTGGCCGCCTTGGAAAAGGGAGCCCTCGGCGAGACCTACTGCATCGGCGGGCGCAGCGAGATGGAGAACATCCAGATCGTGAAGCGCATCTGCGCCCTGCTCGACGAGCTGGCCCCGGTCTCCGGCAACGAGGCGGCCCAAAAGGCCGGCATCGCCAAGTACGAGGACCTGATCACCTACGTGAAGGACCGTCCCGGCCACGACCGCCGCTACGCCATCAACTGCGAGCGCAGCGAGAAGGAGTGCGGCTGGGTTCCGGCCGAGACCTTCGAGAGCGGCATCCGCAAGACGGTGCAGTGGTACCTGGACAACCAGGACTGGTGCCGCGACATCGCCGAGAAGAAGTACGCCCGCGAACGCCTCGGCAACAGCTGA
- a CDS encoding sugar nucleotide-binding protein produces MIALVGSTGYVGSAFRQLLEGKGVAFKTLSGRQIANGSKKDFADALKDAGATFLVNCAGYTGKPNVDACELDKGNCLDGNAVLPGVIREVCGDLSIGWGHVSSGCIFGGERPGGGGWREDDAPNFSFRKPPCSFYSGTKALGEEVLGYREVDRGDGQWPAWEHESSPEGYVWRLRIPFNHLDNPRNYLTKVQSYATLLQATNSLSQLEDFVAACYECVEKQVPYGIYNVTNPGAVTTSQVVELIKKTGVNGKEFQFFEDEADFMSKAAKTPRSNCVLDESKLRDAGVIMRPVEEALEWSLKNWRKA; encoded by the coding sequence ATGATAGCACTCGTAGGTTCCACCGGCTACGTCGGTAGCGCATTTCGCCAATTGCTCGAGGGCAAGGGCGTCGCCTTCAAAACGCTTAGCGGCCGCCAGATCGCTAACGGGTCCAAGAAGGACTTCGCCGACGCCCTCAAGGACGCCGGCGCCACCTTCCTGGTCAACTGCGCCGGCTACACCGGCAAGCCCAACGTCGACGCCTGCGAGCTGGACAAGGGGAACTGCCTCGACGGCAACGCCGTACTGCCGGGCGTGATACGCGAGGTCTGCGGCGACCTGTCCATCGGCTGGGGCCACGTCTCCAGCGGCTGCATCTTCGGCGGCGAGCGCCCGGGAGGCGGCGGCTGGCGCGAGGACGACGCACCGAACTTCTCCTTCCGCAAGCCGCCTTGCTCCTTCTACAGCGGCACCAAGGCCTTGGGCGAAGAGGTGCTCGGCTACCGCGAGGTCGACCGCGGCGACGGCCAGTGGCCCGCCTGGGAGCACGAGTCCTCTCCCGAAGGCTACGTATGGAGATTGCGGATACCGTTCAACCACCTCGACAATCCCCGCAACTACCTGACCAAGGTGCAGAGCTACGCCACCTTGCTGCAGGCCACCAACTCGCTCAGCCAGCTGGAGGACTTCGTGGCCGCCTGCTACGAGTGCGTGGAGAAGCAGGTTCCCTACGGGATCTACAACGTGACCAACCCCGGGGCCGTCACCACCTCCCAAGTGGTGGAGCTGATCAAGAAGACGGGCGTCAACGGCAAGGAGTTCCAGTTCTTCGAGGACGAGGCGGACTTCATGTCCAAGGCGGCCAAGACCCCGCGCTCGAACTGCGTGCTCGACGAAAGCAAGCTGCGCGACGCCGGCGTCATCATGCGACCCGTCGAGGAAGCCCTCGAGTGGTCCCTCAAGAACTGGCGGAAGGCCTAA